The nucleotide sequence GACCTGGTAGCAGGTGACGCCGCCGTCACCGGTGAAGGACGCCAGTCCGAACACGGACTTACCGTCGTCCTCCAGCTCCGTGGTCCAGGTTCCGACCAGCCTCGCGTCGGTCATGGCGATTCTCCTGACATGGGTTTCGGTTTGCGTGGTGTGCCGTCGATACGGTGCCGCCCCGGGCTGGAGCCGTACTTGAACGGCCCTTCAGCGGGCGGGCCCGGTCATCTGCCGCGCCACATCCCGGCGCAGGCGTGCGGGTTGCGGTGGGTGCGGTGCCAGCCGCTGCCGGTGACCCCGGCGTCCGCGGCGGGCGCCTGCGCGGCGGCGGCCCGCCGGGCCAGCAGGGACGTCAGGACGGTGGTGAGGGCGGCGGTCTCCTCCGCGG is from Streptomyces sp. NBC_00190 and encodes:
- a CDS encoding acyl-CoA carboxylase subunit epsilon, with the protein product MTTTWKITGGNPSAEETAALTTVLTSLLARRAAAAQAPAADAGVTGSGWHRTHRNPHACAGMWRGR